Below is a genomic region from Oligoflexia bacterium.
ATAAATCCAGCGCCACCAGTAACTAATATTTTTTTCATTTATCCCCTTTAATATTTGTCAAATCAACAAATTATGGATTTTCATAAATAATAGATTTTCATTTTGTAAAAGCCAATTCATATTCAGGATTTACTGATTTTGAAAGTAAAATCTATAGGGATAAAACTAGGAGCAATTGAGTACGTAATACTCGGGAGCTGTCAGCATTTAAAACTCAAGGATTTTATTACTTGGTAGGTCTGGGGCTGTGGAGCAAAGTTACATTCCGCAATTCTGATAAAGCATCACAATACAGCTTAAACCTAATATAAAAAGAAATAATGTCTGGCGAGCCATACTACCTCACCTTCTTTTCGGTGCAAGGGCACCAAACTAAAGTGAGATCTAGTGGCGAATATGCGACATGTTTGAACTATATTGACTACAAGATGGGCATTTTATTTGGAATTATTTTATATCGAATTAATCGCAGGAGAGCGGGGAGATCTTTTTTAGATCCCTCGCTCGGAGGTGGGATGTTTGAATATTATTTGTTTTTGTGGGTGATCGGTATCGGTGTATTGGAACACCTCAGGTAACCGAAGCCCTATGCATGAGTACTAGAGCAAAGGGAGGGCCAATGATTCCGAACGCCAAATAGAATATAGGCTCAGATGCCGCCAATAAGTAGTGACATTATGGCGGGTTTTTAAAATTTGGAGTCAATCTGCCACCGTTGGAGAGATTATTTAAATCGAGCCTTTTTCGGACTCTTCAAATAACTCATTTAAAATTCTGCGAGAAACCTCTAGGTCTTCCCAGGTTCCATATTTATTTTGAAAGCTTTCATATTCTTTTTTGTGAACAGGATTGCCCTTAACTGTGTCTGTATAAACTTTTTCGATGAGATCATCAGATTGCATCGATTGAGCATGAATGCGTTTCATTGTCTTTAATATCAGGAGTCCATCAAGAACTGGTGGTGTTGCTGTCCAGGTTGGTTTGTCAGCTTGTAAAATTTTAGATTGTGGATCCAGGTGAGTCGTTATCGTTTTTGAAGATTGGAGTGAGGAGCAGTTTGTAATGACAAATTGAAATATAACCATGCTTATGATTTTAGTTTTGGAATTCATTTTCGCCGCCTCAATTTTAATTTTGGTACGATTGTTTCGTAAAACCAGCATTATTCTAATGATACAAATAGTAGAGCAATGCCTGTGCCATGGAATTTGATGTTAGGGTTAACTTACTGGAATTTGTGTCACGTAATTCGATGTGAGGATGACTTGCTTGGGGTTTGTGCCTTTTTTCGTTGTAAGTAGTGACTGATTTTTAGACACAGAATTTAACTCATAATTTTAGATATTTAGCGCATTATGAGGGGTTCTAGTATTTTCAAAATTCACTATATACCAAATGAGTCTTCTTTTATGTGTTTTTGCCTTTCAATAAATCTCTTAAAGAAATAAGGGGTTAGCTAGCTTTTTAGCTCTGGCATTTATTTCGCTCTAAGTGGCAGTAGGAAAGATTGCGGAGAGAAACTTTGAACAAAATCAATTGGATATTACTAGCAAGTCTTATAATCTTTGAGATTCAGTGTGCCAAAGGGCCATCTCCTCAGGCTGGTTGTGGTTTTGTGCTTAATAATGAAGCGCAAAGAGTAAGCTGGAAAAAACAAACTCCAATTAAAATGTATTTTGATGCAAGTGTTCCAACTCAATTTCACGACGGTATTAAAGCTTCTTTTGCAACTTGGGAAAAAGCCATTGGCCAACAGATTTTTGATTTTGCAGGTTCGCTCCCTTCTTCAGTTCCGACTCAAGATCGTAAGAGTGTAATTTATTGGGAACAAACATGGGAAACTCAGAACAACACTCAGCAGGCTAATACCACAATTTTTTGGGTCGATAATCAGATCACAGAAGCGGACATTCGCGTTAACGCGCAGAATTTTGCCTTCTCGACAAATCCTGGTAACAACGATGTCGATATTGAATCACTTTTTCTTCATGAGCTTGGCCATGTATTGGGCCTAGCTCATAGTGGTTCTGAGCAGTCAGTCATGGCCCTCTATCTTTCAAGCGGTACGAAGCGTCGTGATCTTACTCCAGAAGACATATCTAGCGTTAAATGTGAGTACTGACACATATACACACTTCCAAGCCTTCTAAAGCACGAAGACTCTTCTAAAACCACTAACACTCTTGAGCTTCATGTAAAAAATTCTAATATCTGCGGTAAGTCATTTGATTTTCAGTTGTTTTAAGAATTATTTTGTTGTGGGGTGACGATTAAGGTCAGTAAGCTCTCACATAGAATAACTGCAGTGAAGCAGCAGCATTGGTTTTTAAAGTAATTCCGGGAGTTTATGAATTTTATGAATAAGAGTTCGATGGCATCTAAGTTGCTTAATAATGAAGTATCAGTGCGTGAGCAAATACTTGCACGCATCAAGCATCTAGTGGAGGAAGTTGACATGGCTCTTTATGATAGAGGTTCTGGAATAGGCTTTGTGTACGGAAATCTTGGGGATCTCCTGCGTAAAGTTCAATCGGTAGGAGCGACAGCTAAACCTACTTTGTTTCAAAGCGCTATTGAACGAAAAGATTCGGTTATTCGTAAAGATTCAATGGATCAATTAAAAGATAATGTTACTCGTCTTCAAGAAATGCACAGTCGTTTACAGTTCATGCTTACCGAACTCGAAGGTCTCGTAAAAAAATCATAATTATTTATTAAGTTACTTTTGGAATGACAACAGTCAAAACACCATTGTCATATGTTTTGCTGATGTCGTCGATTTTTACCTTTTTGGGAATATCAAATCGCTCTTGAAATGTTTGAACGTTATGGGTGCTAACGGTTTTACCCTCTTCATTAATTTGGTCATTGAAAGTGCGATTTCCACTTAATGTGACTCGATCATTTTTTACTCGTACGTCAATATTGTTTTTTTCATGTTCAGGAACTTTTGCCTTTAAAACATAGGCGCCAGAAGTTTCATAAAAATTAGTTTTGTTATCACGGATTTGATAAAATGGGTCGGCTTCTTTGCCGGCGTACTTATCAGAGGCTTTTAAGAATTGCTTCTTTTGATTGATGAGTTCACGACCCAAGGTGAGACCTTGATTAGTAAATGCGTCCCGCGCAGATTTTTCATTTTTTTCAAACTTATCTGTAAAATTAACGTGTTGGGAGTCTAAATGATTTTTGTGATGGGTTTGAAGATCTGCAAATTCCTTTTGCTGCCTGTTGATTTGATTGGTTCGCTGGGTGTCTTGTCTTAGTTTAAGCTCCTCAGTATCTTTTTTAAATTCAAGTTTTTCAGTTTTTAAGTTTTGTTTATGAGTATTTTTTTGCTCCACAAACTTCATTTTAGAATCAGTCTCAAGTTTTTGAAGTTGTTTTTCGTGTTTTTGCTGTTGAGTTTCTTCTGTTGTTAGGTATCTCTGTCTTGATTTTTGTAATTGAGTGCTGTCAGATTTGATTTGATCATCAATGCGGATTTTTGCTGTTGTTCTTTGGTCATTGATTTGTTTTGTGGTCTTTTGACGAAGCTGTTCTTGTTCTGTAATATTATATTCGCGTGTTTGATTAAGAGTTTTTGAATGATTGTCTTTCTCTTTTACGATTGTTTGTTGGAAATTCTTAGATTCATCTTTAAATTTTTGCGCATGATTTTCTCTGACTTCTTGAAAGCGTTTTGATTCTCGGTTATCAACAGCAGTTAGTCTTTTTTGATAGTTTTCTTTGAGTTCATTGATTTGTTGGTTGCCTTTTTCATGAACACTATCTGACTTGCCTGCGACTTTTTTCTGAGCTTCTTCTAGGCGTTTGTTGCTTGTTTCATTAATTGCTTCTAACTGAGCTGAAGTCCGAATACTGAGGTGTTCTTTTTGTGTTTTTACTTGATCGTTTTGTGCTTTTGCCCAATCTGCATAATGCTGTTTTGTTTGTTCGATATGAGCACTTTGAGATTCTTGCTTTTTATTAAGGTTTTCAAGTTTTTGATTTGTCTGAGTATCAAGAGCTTGTTGACGCTCACTTGCTTCTTGTTCAGCAGCAGCTGTCTTATGTTTTACTTTTGTTTGGATGTGATTAACTACTGCTTGACCGGATTTCTCTTCTTCATGAATCTTTTTGTCATAGCGTTCACGGACATCCGTAAGCTCTTCTTGATATTTATCTTTGAGCTCTTCTTTTTGCTTTTCAAACCGATCGCGCATTTGTGTTAAGTCACGATTGGCGTCTGTTCGCGTAATGTCTGCCATTTATCTCCTCCATGAGATAAATTAGTATGAATTTAGTGTAACATGTTTTGCGAATTACTGTTGAGCGGGAGCTCTCTGCACTGGAGAACTTAGACCTTGGGCCTGTTGTATTTGAGGTCCGGGTTTTTGATTTGGCAAATCTAGTGGTTGAATCACGGGTTTGGCACAATACTTAGCAAAATCATTCGTGCGGCCACGGCACATCCAATGCTCAATGAGGCGTGTTTGTTGAGTTGGTGTGATCTTGTAGTAAGTTTCATATTGAAGGTGATCCAGTGAGGTTATTACTTCATTTTCATTCTTCTGATTAACATCGTATTTAATACCTAGGCGATAGACGCGATACTCTGCATGGCTTGTATGATTACAAGTTAAAATGAACAGAGATATGATTATAAAATGATTTGCCCAAGTATTCATTACTTGGCTTATCGTCGAGTTATTAAAATTTCTTTAGGATTTGTTGTTTTTGTGGATTTGTTGTTTTAGTGTTGTTTTAGTGTTTTAGATTATTTTGCTCAAAGATGCTGTTTTCAACGATATTAAAATACGTTCTAAGTAGAAGATCATATGTTTCTTGATCAAGCATTTCTAAAAAATCTTTTTTAGCGGTGAGTGAGTCTTTAGCTATGAAATCAGAGAGTAGTTTTTGAATGCGATTTACATTTTCAAAGGTGAAAAAATCCATTTCTTCAGTTGGCTTACTCAAAACACGCCTGATACTGGCATTGTCGAACAGGAGGTGGAGTCCTTGAGCGGATTGATTAAATAAATACTCAACTTGTTCCATTTGAGTTTTATCGATGTAAACCATAAAGGGATCTGCCTCCTTGCAGAAAACC
It encodes:
- a CDS encoding matrixin family metalloprotease; translated protein: MNKINWILLASLIIFEIQCAKGPSPQAGCGFVLNNEAQRVSWKKQTPIKMYFDASVPTQFHDGIKASFATWEKAIGQQIFDFAGSLPSSVPTQDRKSVIYWEQTWETQNNTQQANTTIFWVDNQITEADIRVNAQNFAFSTNPGNNDVDIESLFLHELGHVLGLAHSGSEQSVMALYLSSGTKRRDLTPEDISSVKCEY
- a CDS encoding Hsp20 family protein, whose amino-acid sequence is MADITRTDANRDLTQMRDRFEKQKEELKDKYQEELTDVRERYDKKIHEEEKSGQAVVNHIQTKVKHKTAAAEQEASERQQALDTQTNQKLENLNKKQESQSAHIEQTKQHYADWAKAQNDQVKTQKEHLSIRTSAQLEAINETSNKRLEEAQKKVAGKSDSVHEKGNQQINELKENYQKRLTAVDNRESKRFQEVRENHAQKFKDESKNFQQTIVKEKDNHSKTLNQTREYNITEQEQLRQKTTKQINDQRTTAKIRIDDQIKSDSTQLQKSRQRYLTTEETQQQKHEKQLQKLETDSKMKFVEQKNTHKQNLKTEKLEFKKDTEELKLRQDTQRTNQINRQQKEFADLQTHHKNHLDSQHVNFTDKFEKNEKSARDAFTNQGLTLGRELINQKKQFLKASDKYAGKEADPFYQIRDNKTNFYETSGAYVLKAKVPEHEKNNIDVRVKNDRVTLSGNRTFNDQINEEGKTVSTHNVQTFQERFDIPKKVKIDDISKTYDNGVLTVVIPKVT